In Gemmatimonadota bacterium, a single genomic region encodes these proteins:
- the rpsT gene encoding 30S ribosomal protein S20: MPKLASSKKRMRQAEKARLRNKGTRSSLRTSLKKILETNSKEEAEALINRTQSIIDKTAQKGVIHRNAAARYKSRVRRHVAALES, from the coding sequence TTGCCCAAATTGGCATCTTCAAAAAAACGCATGCGCCAGGCTGAAAAAGCCAGGCTCCGCAACAAGGGTACGCGCTCGTCTTTGCGTACTTCTCTAAAAAAAATACTGGAGACAAATAGCAAAGAAGAAGCAGAAGCACTGATCAATCGCACGCAGTCCATAATTGATAAAACAGCCCAAAAGGGCGTTATACACCGCAATGCGGCCGCCCGCTACAAATCGAGAGTACGGCGCCACGTCGCTGCTCTTGAATCGTAA